From Meiothermus sp., a single genomic window includes:
- a CDS encoding RluA family pseudouridine synthase — protein MVRFSAVGVRLDQALAFEANTSRAKAQEWIEAGLVRVGGRVVTKASYKLRGETVEVEPPPPEPITVAPQAIPLQVLHEDQDLIVINKPAGMMTHPAPGVYSGTLVNAILGRYGLEISDWGEEGDLLSKAPRPELVRPGIVHRLDKDTSGVIVVARHEAAHRRLAEAFAGRSVYKRYLAITVGIPQEGTLSAPIGRHPIDRTRMHVGGVAARHAQTDFEVLVTAEKHALVSAILHTGRTHQIRVHLKHLHAPILGDEVYGKPSDLIARQALHAYELRLQHPRTGKYLHFVAPVPADMVWAWQQLGQEWPQDLKTEALEARPMGPFTAPSSK, from the coding sequence ATGGTGCGTTTTTCTGCTGTAGGCGTTCGCCTCGACCAGGCCCTGGCTTTTGAAGCCAACACCTCGAGGGCCAAAGCCCAGGAGTGGATTGAGGCGGGGTTGGTGCGGGTGGGAGGCCGGGTGGTCACCAAGGCTTCCTACAAGCTGCGGGGCGAAACCGTGGAGGTCGAACCCCCCCCGCCCGAACCGATCACGGTAGCGCCTCAGGCTATCCCGCTGCAGGTTCTGCACGAAGACCAAGACCTGATCGTGATTAACAAACCGGCGGGTATGATGACCCATCCGGCCCCTGGGGTGTACTCGGGCACGCTGGTCAATGCCATCCTGGGGCGGTATGGGCTGGAGATCTCGGATTGGGGCGAGGAAGGCGACCTGCTTTCAAAAGCCCCTCGGCCCGAGCTGGTGCGCCCCGGCATTGTGCACCGGCTCGACAAGGATACCAGCGGGGTGATTGTGGTGGCCCGCCACGAGGCGGCCCACCGCCGCCTGGCAGAAGCCTTTGCCGGGCGCAGCGTCTACAAGCGCTACCTGGCCATTACGGTGGGCATCCCGCAGGAGGGCACCCTGTCTGCCCCCATTGGCCGTCACCCGATCGACCGCACCCGCATGCATGTGGGTGGGGTGGCCGCCCGGCACGCCCAGACCGATTTCGAAGTCCTGGTCACTGCAGAAAAACACGCCTTGGTCTCGGCTATTCTGCACACCGGACGCACCCACCAGATCCGCGTGCACCTCAAACACCTTCACGCCCCCATTTTGGGCGACGAGGTGTACGGTAAGCCCTCCGATCTAATCGCTCGTCAGGCCCTACATGCCTACGAACTGCGCCTACAACACCCACGCACCGGCAAGTATCTGCACTTTGTGGCTCCCGTTCCTGCCGATATGGTGTGGGCCTGGCAGCAGTTGGGGCAGGAATGGCCCCAAGACCTGAAGACCGAGGCGCTCGAGGCCCGTCCCATGGGGCCTTTTACGGCACCGTCCTCCAAATGA
- a CDS encoding GntR family transcriptional regulator, with translation MTLQRTTLNREAYKALRQAILGRKIPPGQKLVVRVLAEDLGLSPTPVKEALSALEREGLVVAVPHRGYFVLEPSLQDVREIYSLREVLEGLAARLAVEHNGKAILRKLERLFDKQREAAERGDIETYGDLDLEFHRTFWEASGSKRLLAAAETIDGQIRMLINSSAAIPGRLPQSRAEHEAILQAVRDKNPQAAEAAMRTHVRKAGEALEGFLSARKY, from the coding sequence ATGACCCTGCAGCGCACCACCCTGAACCGCGAAGCCTACAAAGCCCTCCGGCAGGCCATTCTGGGGCGAAAGATTCCCCCCGGCCAGAAGTTGGTAGTACGGGTGCTAGCCGAAGACCTGGGCCTCTCCCCCACCCCGGTCAAGGAAGCCCTGAGCGCCCTGGAGCGCGAGGGGCTGGTGGTCGCGGTGCCCCACCGGGGCTATTTTGTGCTGGAGCCCAGCCTCCAGGACGTGCGCGAAATTTACAGCCTGCGCGAGGTGCTGGAAGGGCTAGCTGCCCGGCTGGCCGTCGAGCACAACGGCAAGGCCATTTTGCGGAAGCTCGAGCGCCTCTTCGATAAACAGCGCGAGGCCGCCGAACGCGGCGACATCGAGACCTATGGCGACCTCGACCTGGAATTCCACCGCACCTTCTGGGAGGCCTCGGGCAGCAAGCGTCTGCTGGCCGCTGCCGAGACCATAGACGGCCAGATTCGCATGCTAATTAATAGCTCAGCCGCCATTCCAGGCCGCTTGCCGCAGTCGCGGGCCGAGCACGAGGCCATCTTGCAGGCTGTGCGGGACAAGAACCCCCAGGCCGCCGAGGCGGCTATGCGCACCCACGTGCGCAAGGCCGGAGAGGCTTTAGAGGGTTTTTTGTCGGCCAGAAAATACTAG
- a CDS encoding UxaA family hydrolase, with translation MAHRALAHKSTDDVAVAVADLKAGEELTIHSLEGGKAHKVKLLEDVPLGHKIALKDMPEGHVVIEYGEKVGKMTQPVRKGGYVHVHNIRTLRWDYGQKSKTAKPKAQSRAKGGR, from the coding sequence GTGGCACATAGAGCGTTAGCGCATAAAAGCACCGATGATGTGGCAGTGGCTGTAGCCGACCTCAAAGCAGGCGAGGAACTCACCATCCACAGCCTAGAAGGCGGCAAGGCCCATAAGGTCAAACTGCTGGAGGATGTGCCCCTGGGGCACAAAATCGCCCTTAAGGACATGCCCGAGGGCCATGTGGTGATCGAATACGGCGAGAAGGTAGGCAAGATGACCCAGCCGGTGCGGAAGGGCGGCTATGTGCATGTCCACAACATCCGGACGCTGCGCTGGGATTATGGCCAAAAAAGCAAGACTGCCAAGCCCAAAGCCCAAAGCAGGGCCAAAGGGGGCCGCTGA
- a CDS encoding UxaA family hydrolase, with protein sequence MPRKTTAKKMQLTGYRRPNGAVGVRNHVLILPVDDLSNAAAEGVARLINGTTALPHPYGRLQFGADLELTFRTLSGHGANANVHGVVVIGIEPKWTDRVASAIAKTGKPVETFSIERHGDLNVINAASRVAYQMVQDASELRREPIQVSELVLSIKCGESDPTLGLAGNKAQGRAVDRLVDMGASVIFGETSELTGGEHLIANRCATPALKRKFMQIYQDYIAMIEAQGVDLLGSQPTEGNIRGGLSTIEEKALGNIQKTGTRPVNAVLNYAEPVKPGQGLVFMNSSSAGAEQVTLCAAGGSVLHFFTTGQGNIVGHPLIPVIKVSPNPITCSTMGEHIDVKLPDLLVGDINLDQAADRILEVFERTVNGRLTAAELLRHNEFVITKLYPSA encoded by the coding sequence ATGCCCAGAAAAACCACTGCTAAAAAGATGCAGCTCACCGGCTACCGGCGCCCCAACGGCGCGGTGGGGGTGCGTAACCACGTGCTGATTCTGCCGGTGGACGACCTTTCCAACGCAGCAGCGGAAGGGGTGGCCCGGCTCATCAACGGCACCACCGCCCTGCCACACCCCTACGGGCGCTTGCAGTTTGGCGCAGACCTCGAGCTCACCTTCCGCACCCTCTCGGGCCACGGGGCCAACGCCAACGTGCACGGGGTGGTGGTAATCGGCATCGAGCCCAAATGGACCGACCGGGTAGCCTCGGCCATTGCCAAAACCGGCAAGCCCGTCGAGACCTTCTCCATCGAGCGCCACGGCGACCTCAACGTGATTAACGCCGCCAGCCGGGTGGCCTACCAGATGGTGCAGGATGCCTCTGAGCTGCGGCGTGAGCCGATCCAGGTGTCCGAGTTGGTGCTCTCTATCAAGTGCGGCGAGTCCGACCCCACCCTGGGTCTGGCCGGCAACAAGGCCCAGGGCCGGGCGGTAGACCGGCTGGTGGATATGGGGGCCTCGGTCATTTTTGGCGAGACCTCCGAGCTCACCGGCGGGGAGCACCTGATTGCCAACCGCTGCGCCACCCCGGCTCTCAAGCGCAAATTCATGCAGATTTACCAGGACTATATCGCCATGATCGAGGCCCAGGGCGTAGACCTGCTGGGCTCCCAGCCCACCGAGGGCAACATCCGCGGGGGCCTTTCCACCATCGAAGAAAAAGCCCTGGGCAACATCCAGAAAACCGGCACCCGCCCGGTCAATGCAGTCCTGAACTACGCCGAGCCGGTGAAACCCGGCCAGGGGCTGGTCTTCATGAACAGCTCCTCGGCCGGAGCCGAGCAGGTCACGCTCTGTGCGGCGGGGGGCAGCGTGCTGCACTTCTTCACCACCGGCCAGGGCAACATCGTGGGGCACCCCCTGATCCCGGTGATCAAGGTCTCGCCCAACCCCATCACCTGCTCCACCATGGGCGAGCACATCGACGTGAAGCTGCCCGACCTGCTCGTAGGCGACATCAACCTGGATCAGGCCGCCGACCGCATCCTGGAGGTGTTCGAGCGTACCGTCAACGGACGCCTGACTGCGGCTGAGTTGCTGCGGCACAACGAGTTCGTGATTACCAAGCTCTATCCAAGTGCCTAA
- a CDS encoding hydroxyacid dehydrogenase has translation MIIVCEFITPSGLERLKQGGLEVFYDPNLWKDREALKAKLANATALIVRNQTLVNADLLAAAPKLKVVGRLGVGLDNIVQADLKARGVQLYFARGINAGAVAEYVLAAMLHLARNIAGGAAHVAGGGWNRAAFGGFELAGKTLGLLGLGEVGLRVAKRARAFGMKVVAADPMRLPWESAVEDLEIRLLSTAEVLRKAQFLSLHAPLTPETRELIRAETLAWMPKGSYLINTARGELVNQADLVAALRSGHLAGAVLDVVDPEPLPAEHVLRGVDNLWITPHVAGLTAEAQEAVGLRVAEGVLNLLGVA, from the coding sequence ATGATTATCGTTTGCGAGTTCATCACGCCCAGCGGCCTGGAACGCCTCAAACAGGGGGGCCTCGAGGTTTTCTACGACCCCAACCTCTGGAAAGACCGCGAGGCCCTTAAGGCCAAGCTGGCGAACGCGACCGCCCTGATAGTGCGCAACCAGACCCTGGTGAATGCCGACCTGCTGGCCGCAGCGCCGAAGCTTAAGGTGGTGGGGCGGCTGGGGGTGGGCCTGGATAACATCGTGCAGGCCGACCTAAAGGCCCGAGGGGTGCAGCTTTACTTTGCCCGGGGCATCAATGCGGGCGCCGTGGCCGAGTACGTGCTGGCCGCCATGTTGCACCTGGCCCGCAACATCGCCGGGGGGGCTGCCCATGTGGCCGGGGGTGGCTGGAACCGCGCGGCTTTTGGGGGCTTCGAGCTGGCGGGCAAGACCCTGGGGCTTCTGGGCCTGGGCGAGGTGGGTTTGCGGGTGGCCAAGCGGGCCCGGGCCTTCGGCATGAAGGTCGTGGCCGCCGACCCCATGCGCCTGCCCTGGGAGAGCGCGGTGGAAGACCTAGAGATTCGGCTGCTCTCCACCGCCGAGGTGCTGCGAAAGGCCCAGTTCCTCTCGCTGCATGCGCCCCTGACGCCCGAGACCCGGGAGCTGATCCGGGCCGAGACCCTGGCCTGGATGCCCAAAGGGAGCTATCTGATTAACACCGCGCGGGGCGAGCTGGTCAACCAGGCCGACCTGGTGGCTGCTTTGCGCTCAGGCCATCTGGCGGGGGCGGTGCTGGATGTGGTTGACCCCGAGCCCCTGCCGGCGGAGCATGTGCTGCGGGGTGTGGATAACCTGTGGATAACCCCCCATGTGGCCGGTCTGACCGCCGAGGCCCAGGAAGCGGTGGGGCTGCGGGTGGCCGAAGGGGTGCTGAACCTATTGGGGGTGGCATGA
- a CDS encoding Ldh family oxidoreductase yields MKVPYPDLRRAVFSHFHHLGLAPNHADELAEVILEAELEGNHGHGLTRIAQYTAQLQAGGLNPRPQMRLERPKPAVAVLHADGAPGPVAGLLAVRALAPMAREQGSATLAVRGAGHSGVLSAYVGRLARQGLVALAFANTPPAIAPGPLLGTNPMALGAPSDPQPIVIDTSISVVARGKIIAASKKGEPIPEGWALDKEGRPTTDAKAALEGSLIPIGEGKGYALAVLVEILAGALAGDILSPDLPLPWMPPEQAAKPGLLLMALEPGAFGTGYAGRVAQLIQALEAVGGRIPGARRAALREKAMQEGVEVGETLLAELGKLGLRLQEGGTA; encoded by the coding sequence ATGAAGGTTCCTTATCCCGATCTCAGGCGGGCGGTCTTTAGCCACTTCCACCACCTGGGGTTGGCTCCGAACCACGCCGATGAGCTGGCCGAGGTGATCCTCGAGGCCGAACTCGAGGGCAACCATGGGCATGGCCTCACCCGGATCGCCCAGTACACCGCCCAGCTCCAAGCCGGCGGGCTCAACCCCAGGCCGCAGATGCGCCTGGAGCGCCCCAAGCCCGCGGTGGCGGTGTTGCACGCCGATGGCGCACCGGGGCCGGTGGCCGGGCTCTTGGCGGTGCGTGCGCTGGCTCCGATGGCTAGGGAGCAGGGGAGTGCAACCCTGGCCGTGCGCGGCGCCGGACACTCGGGGGTCTTGTCGGCCTACGTGGGCCGGCTGGCCCGGCAGGGTCTGGTGGCCCTGGCCTTTGCCAACACCCCGCCTGCCATCGCTCCAGGGCCGCTGCTGGGCACCAATCCCATGGCCCTGGGTGCGCCGTCAGACCCCCAACCCATCGTTATCGACACCTCCATCTCGGTGGTGGCCCGGGGCAAGATTATCGCTGCCTCCAAAAAGGGCGAGCCCATTCCGGAGGGCTGGGCGCTCGACAAAGAAGGCCGCCCCACCACCGATGCCAAAGCCGCCCTGGAAGGCTCCTTGATTCCTATTGGGGAGGGGAAAGGGTATGCGCTGGCGGTGCTGGTGGAAATCCTGGCCGGGGCGCTGGCGGGGGATATCCTCTCGCCCGATCTGCCCCTGCCCTGGATGCCCCCGGAGCAGGCCGCCAAGCCGGGGCTTTTGTTGATGGCGCTCGAGCCCGGCGCCTTCGGTACGGGCTATGCGGGCCGGGTGGCCCAGCTTATCCAGGCTCTTGAAGCGGTCGGAGGCCGGATTCCCGGTGCCCGCCGAGCCGCTTTGCGAGAGAAAGCTATGCAAGAAGGAGTGGAAGTAGGCGAGACACTACTGGCCGAACTCGGTAAACTAGGCCTGCGTCTACAAGAAGGAGGAACCGCATGA
- a CDS encoding ABC transporter substrate-binding protein, with protein sequence MKKLFWLLVAVLVMSTALAQQTRLRVFVGGQQRPDVMRKILDIYQSRNPGVRVEIEVGGATSDQQQQYLTTVLASRDPSIDAILIDVIRPAQYAAAKWADTLDKYLPAASRNALLQQYLPAYAKANLINGQLIALPSFADAQFLYYRKDLLDKYGLKPPTTWDEAIKQAQTILAGERNPNLNGIGFMGNISEGTVCSFLLPVWAAGGDVDQDGKLVLTEAQARASLQFWLDLMDKHKVSPPNMAEKAQDTIRQEMQAGRWIFGTLFAYAWNRFQNDADSQVKGKIGVVPLPKFEGGRPASCLGGWQWTISDFSKNKAQAYKLVRYLSSPEVSKILAIEASNLPVFPSLYRDPDVLKANPWFADALPVVQAARARPVHPRYPEVADVLRKALNAVLARTKTPEVAAKEVIDGLRAIYR encoded by the coding sequence ATGAAGAAGCTCTTTTGGCTATTGGTTGCAGTGTTGGTGATGTCGACTGCGCTGGCTCAGCAAACCCGTTTGCGGGTGTTCGTGGGGGGGCAGCAGCGCCCGGATGTGATGCGCAAAATCCTGGATATCTATCAGTCGCGCAACCCCGGGGTGCGGGTGGAGATTGAAGTAGGAGGCGCTACCTCCGACCAGCAGCAGCAGTATCTGACCACCGTGCTGGCCTCGCGTGACCCCAGCATCGATGCCATCCTGATTGATGTGATTCGGCCTGCCCAGTATGCGGCGGCCAAATGGGCCGATACCCTGGATAAGTACCTGCCGGCGGCTTCCAGAAATGCCCTGTTGCAGCAGTACCTACCGGCCTATGCCAAGGCCAACCTGATCAATGGTCAGCTCATTGCGCTGCCCAGCTTCGCCGACGCGCAGTTTTTGTACTACCGCAAAGACCTGCTGGATAAGTACGGCCTGAAGCCCCCTACCACCTGGGACGAGGCCATCAAGCAGGCCCAGACCATCCTGGCCGGTGAGCGCAACCCCAACCTGAACGGCATCGGCTTCATGGGTAACATCTCCGAAGGCACCGTGTGCAGCTTTTTGTTGCCGGTATGGGCCGCCGGGGGCGATGTAGATCAGGATGGCAAGCTGGTCTTGACCGAGGCCCAGGCCCGGGCTTCGCTGCAGTTCTGGCTCGACCTGATGGACAAGCACAAGGTCTCGCCGCCCAATATGGCCGAAAAGGCCCAGGACACCATCCGCCAGGAGATGCAGGCTGGGCGCTGGATTTTTGGCACCCTGTTTGCTTACGCCTGGAATAGGTTCCAAAACGATGCCGATAGCCAGGTCAAGGGCAAGATTGGGGTGGTGCCACTGCCCAAGTTTGAGGGCGGGCGTCCGGCCTCCTGCCTGGGTGGCTGGCAGTGGACCATCTCCGATTTCTCCAAAAACAAGGCCCAGGCCTACAAGCTGGTGCGCTACCTCAGCAGCCCCGAGGTCTCGAAGATTCTGGCCATTGAGGCCTCCAACCTACCGGTCTTCCCCTCGCTTTACCGCGACCCCGACGTGCTAAAAGCCAACCCCTGGTTCGCCGACGCCCTGCCGGTGGTGCAAGCGGCCCGGGCCCGCCCGGTGCACCCGCGCTACCCCGAGGTGGCCGATGTGCTGCGCAAAGCGCTGAACGCGGTGCTGGCCCGCACCAAGACCCCTGAGGTGGCCGCCAAAGAAGTCATTGACGGCCTGCGCGCCATTTACCGCTAG
- a CDS encoding carbohydrate ABC transporter permease translates to MTKPGKPYRRSFGDLSERALAVWLLLPAGLLLGFVALYPVLRLIYTSFFQYQLTLGPEASFAGLANYVAALQDPRFWNALKNTALIVLVTVPGALVVGLLLALLANLPFRVKWPVRLGLLLPWALPLVFVGLIFQWFFDSQYGVVNDWIVRLGGERQFWLFRPDLAFVAICFTIIWKTSSFVALILLAGLQTIPKELYEAAQVDGASRWQSFWRVTLPLLTPAILVALIFRTITAFQTFDIPYAMTKGGPGNATETLAMYVRVTSIENLNFGYGSALAVLLFLISMAITVVYLRYIRGADE, encoded by the coding sequence ATGACCAAGCCAGGTAAACCCTACCGCCGCAGCTTCGGCGACCTCTCGGAGCGGGCGCTGGCCGTGTGGCTTTTGCTTCCGGCGGGCTTGTTGCTGGGCTTTGTGGCGCTGTATCCGGTGCTGCGCCTCATCTACACCAGTTTTTTCCAGTACCAGCTTACCCTGGGCCCCGAGGCCAGTTTTGCCGGCTTGGCCAACTACGTTGCGGCGCTGCAAGACCCGCGCTTCTGGAACGCCCTCAAAAACACCGCCCTGATTGTGCTGGTTACGGTGCCGGGGGCTTTGGTGGTGGGGCTGCTGCTGGCCCTGCTAGCCAACCTGCCTTTTCGGGTCAAATGGCCGGTGCGGCTGGGGCTGCTTTTGCCCTGGGCCTTGCCGCTGGTGTTTGTGGGCCTCATCTTCCAGTGGTTCTTCGATAGCCAGTACGGGGTGGTCAACGACTGGATTGTGCGGCTGGGGGGTGAGCGGCAGTTCTGGCTCTTCAGGCCCGACCTGGCCTTTGTGGCCATCTGTTTTACCATCATCTGGAAGACCAGCTCGTTCGTGGCCCTGATTCTGCTGGCCGGCCTGCAGACCATCCCCAAAGAGCTCTACGAAGCCGCCCAGGTAGACGGCGCGAGCCGCTGGCAAAGCTTCTGGCGGGTCACCCTTCCGCTGCTGACACCGGCCATTCTGGTGGCCCTGATTTTCCGTACCATCACCGCCTTTCAGACCTTCGACATCCCTTACGCCATGACCAAAGGGGGGCCGGGCAACGCCACCGAGACCCTGGCCATGTATGTGCGGGTGACCAGCATCGAAAACCTGAACTTTGGCTATGGCTCGGCCCTGGCGGTGCTGCTGTTCTTGATCAGCATGGCCATCACCGTAGTCTACCTGCGCTATATCCGAGGCGCCGATGAGTAG
- a CDS encoding carbohydrate ABC transporter permease — MKLSNPRIWLWIAAAIVVLNGFFPALWIFLTSIKGEAELTRIPITYWPENPTLQNYVQAFREQPLARYFLNSLIVAGFSTVLCVGVASLAAYALARLHVPRRNLILSLLVGVSMFPVASLMVPLYQTFVELGLRNTYVALILPHAALSLPVATLTLVSFFAGIPRDLESAAMVDGSTRLGALWHVVVPLAAPGVFTAAILAFVNSWDEFLLASTLLPAKAMRTLPVGIQLYQGEYVFPWPLISAALVVALVPVALVIALFQERVVGGLTQGGVKG, encoded by the coding sequence ATGAAACTTAGCAATCCCCGTATCTGGCTGTGGATAGCCGCGGCCATTGTGGTTTTGAACGGCTTTTTTCCGGCCCTGTGGATTTTTCTGACCTCCATCAAGGGCGAGGCCGAGCTGACCCGTATCCCCATCACCTACTGGCCGGAGAACCCCACGCTGCAAAACTATGTGCAGGCTTTCCGCGAGCAGCCCCTGGCCCGCTACTTTCTGAATAGCCTGATTGTGGCGGGTTTTTCCACCGTGCTGTGCGTGGGAGTGGCCAGCCTGGCAGCCTACGCGCTGGCCCGGTTGCACGTACCCCGGCGCAACCTGATTCTGTCGCTGCTGGTGGGGGTCTCGATGTTTCCGGTGGCTTCTTTGATGGTGCCGTTGTACCAGACTTTTGTGGAGCTGGGGCTGCGCAACACCTATGTGGCCCTGATTTTGCCGCATGCGGCCCTTTCGCTGCCGGTGGCCACCCTCACCCTGGTGAGCTTTTTTGCCGGAATTCCGCGCGACCTCGAGTCCGCCGCCATGGTAGACGGCAGCACCCGGCTGGGGGCATTGTGGCATGTGGTAGTGCCCCTGGCAGCGCCTGGGGTATTCACCGCGGCCATTCTGGCGTTTGTGAATAGCTGGGACGAGTTCTTGCTGGCCTCCACCTTGCTCCCCGCCAAGGCCATGCGCACGCTGCCGGTGGGTATCCAGCTCTACCAGGGCGAGTATGTCTTTCCCTGGCCGCTCATCTCGGCGGCTCTGGTGGTGGCGTTGGTGCCGGTGGCGCTGGTAATTGCCCTCTTCCAGGAGCGGGTGGTGGGGGGTCTGACGCAGGGAGGGGTGAAGGGTTGA